CAGGAACTTCTACTAATCCGGGGAGCCTGGGCATTGGCAGCGGACGTTATGCGCAGTTCCAGGCGGTCATATCCACCGATATGGGTTGGGAGTGGTCCGGAGGTACGTTGAGCTATGTGGCGTATATTACGGAACAGGCAGCGGCGACTGATCCATGGGAGTTCCCCTACCGGAGTGGGGAACCGCTTGTGACGGGATATGATACCGCGTGGCTGGATGATGTGGAGATGACGTGGGCCGGGGAGGAACAGATATGTGTCATAAAGGGCGATATAGTGAAAGAGGACGATTTTGGACAGGTCGAGGTCACGGTTGATAGCTCCGCGCTAGTGCGTGTTCTGCGGGTAGAACTTTCCGCCAGCGCCGAGGTCAATGGCAGGGTGCTGACCGAGAGTAACGTGCTTGAGGTGGAACCGAGGAATACCGGCAAATGAAGGATGATCTTTTATGCGGGATTTAATGCTCATGATAAAGAGTCACGTCAGGGAGGACCGGAAAGGAATGGTCCTTATGCTGGTTCTCTGTTTTGTGATGCTTATGAGCATAAGTACTGTTTCTCTCGGGTCCATGCTTAGGCAGGATGTGGAGCTTATACGGAGGGTCAAGACGGGAGAGCAGGCTAAGAACCTGGCCGAAGCCGGTATACATCATGCCGTATCCAGGATAAAGAACATGGGGTCTTCAGGGGTAAGCGCGTTTTCCGGGAGCCTGGATATAGGGACTTATAGTGTAAGTTTCGGGAACGCTACAAGCCAGGGCAGCCAGACCAAATATCTCGTTACTTCAACGGGTACGGTGGACGGTGTGTCTAAGACAGTAACGGCGGAGCTCGGGGTGAATATCCCGACAGCGCTGGACTTCATGTGCGCGGCGGGTAATGACGCGCGGATCGCGGCTCTTCTTGCCATATGCCCGATAACAGGTGACGTCCACGCGAACAATAACGTCTACCTGAAGGGTCCGCTGGGAGGGGTCGGGGTGACCGGAGACGTATCGGCGCGCGGACTGGTGACCGAGGGGACCACACATGATGAGTCGGACCTTCTTGATATACTTGTATGGATAAATGGTGACAATAATGATGCCGCTGAAGTGTCCGAGGGGGACAGTGCTCCTATCGTTACGTTCCCGGTGTTCGATTACGAGGCTTACAGGGCGGCCGCTATGGATGACGGCATATATTACGGGACTGACGACCTTGACGGGAATGGCGTGAAGGAATTCGAGGACGAGACCCTGAGCCCGAATAACGGCATAGTATTCGTGGACGGCGATGTCCGGTTCGTTGGCGACTGCACGGTGAACGGCGGGATAATTGCAGACAATATCTATATCGGTAAGAGGGTGAAGATCCTCTTTTTCTATGTTACATCACCGGGGGAGGTCGAACAGTATTCTACTGAAGACAATCGTAATGTGTTCATTGCCAGGAACGGTGATATACAGATAAGAGGCAAACTGGATACGGAAGAAGCTCTTGTATATGCCTCCCGGGACATAGTTTCCCTTGATGCTTTCGATATAATCGATGTCAATGGCGCTCTTGTCGCGGGAAGGGATATATATATGTGGTCGGTCATAGCGTACATTTCATATAATTATGTGTCGGTCTCACCGATGAATATGGAGAACCAGGTCTATATCGCCAGCTGGAACACATAAAACCCTTTGATAATTAAACTTGACAAGAATTCACCTATTTGATAATATGGTAAAACATTTGTATACGAAGGCGTAATTGGCTTGCTGTAAGCTTATATTATTAAAACAGTTACGGAATTGCAGGAGAAGAACATGTACGCTATAATGAGTATTAACGGGGATCAGGTCAAAGTTGAGAAAGATACGAAGTTCACGGTGAACAGGTTAAAGGACCTGTCCTCAAAGACGTTGAAGGTGGAAGAGGTGCTTTTTGCCAAGAAGGGGAACAGCTATCTCGTGGGTGATCCGACCATAAAGGGCGCTTATGTTGAATGCGAAGTGCTCAGGGAGACCCGCGGGAAGAAAGTCATCGCTTATAAGTACCGCGACAGGAAGAGTTCACAGTCCATCAAAGGACACCGTCAGGACCTTACGGAGCTAAAGGTCGTGAATATCGAGCTTGGCGAGAGCGCGAAAAAATCCGGCGAAGAAAAGAAAGCCGAAGAATAACATATAACGGGAGAAAGTCATGGCACATAAAAAAGGACAAGGTTCATCGCGCAACGGACGCGATTCAAATTCACAGAGACTGGGTGTAAAAAAATACGGCGGGCAGGCTGTCCTGGCAGGTAACATACTGGTCAGGCAGAGAGGGACCCATTATAAACCCGGGCTTAACGTAGCTAAGGGTAAGGATGATACATTGTTCGCGAAATGCGAAGGAGTGGTGTCCTATACCGGTAAGCGCGTCGTGAACGTCATGCCAAAATAAAATGCTTATCGATCACGCCAAGATCTATGTCTCCGGGGGGCGTGGCGGGAACGGATGCCAAAGCCTCTATAAGGACAAGTACCAGAGAAAAGGCACCCCCGACGGCGGTGACGGCGGTGACGGCGGTAACGTAGTGGTCGAAAGCGATCCTAACCTCAATACACTTCTGGATTTCAGGTATAATCAGCATCATAACGCGGGGAACGGCAAACACGGTGGCTCTAACACTAAGATCGGGAAACGCGGTCAGGACCGTGTGCTCAAAGTGCCTCCGGGTACGATCATCATAGACGCGTCAAATGGTCTTGTGATGAGGGATCTTGTATCAGTCGGAGAAAGTGTCATTGTGGCTAAGGGTGGCTCTGGCGGCAGGGGTAACGCGAGGAAATGCGAGGCCACTCCCGGCGAGCCCGGCGAGGAAAAAACCATTATTTTCGAGCTTAAACTTGTCGCGGATGTGGGCATAATTGGGTTCCCTAACGCGGGGAAGTCCACGTTGGTGTCGAGAATATCCAGGGCCAGGTCCAAGATAGCCCCTTATCCGTTCACGACAAAAGATCCCCATCTGGGTGTGGTAAGCCTTTATGAGGATACTTTTGTGGTGGCCGATATGCCCGGGCTCATTGAAGGAGCGCATCAGGGTAAAGGACTGGGGGACAGGTTCCTAAGGCATATCGAGCGTACGCGGGTCCTGGTCCATCTGGTCGATATGCAGCCGGTGGATGGCAGTGATCCCCTGGAGAATTTTAAAAAACTGGAGCAAGAACTCAAGGCCTATGACGAAGACGTATTCAATAAACCAAGGGTCATAGCGGGGAGTAAAATGGACCTGCCAGGGGCCGATAAGGAACTGGAAAGGTTCTCAAAAGAGGTGGGGGATAAAGTATTCCCTGTCTCCGCGGTAAGCGGATACGGGGTAAAGGACCTTCTGGACGAGATATATCATAAAGTGAAAGCGTTCAGGTGAAAGATATGAAAAGAATAACCGTCAAGATAGGGACACGGGTCCTCACGGATAAGGATAACCGTATCGACAGGAAGGTGCTTCGGCTCCTGGTGGGGCAGATATCGGACCTTGTGGACGGGGGGCTTGAGGTCATAGTTGTGTCATCCGGCGCCATCGGGGCCGGGCTCGGCCTCCTGAACATACAGAAAAAGGGCAGATCACTTTCCGATCTTCAGGCCATAGCCAGTGTCGGGCAGAACCACCTGATGGATATTTATAATGAATACCTGGCTAAACGCGGGTATGTGGCCGGGCAGATACTCCTGACGCAGGATGATTTCAACGACAGACGGCGATTCCTCAACATAAGATATACCATTAATTCCCTGCTTGAGTTCAAGGCCGTACCTATAATAAACGAGAATGATACTGTCTCCACTGAAGAGATAAAGTTCGGTGACAACGACAGATTGTCGAGCCTGGTGGCGGATATATCGGATTCGGATATGCTGGTGATACTCACGGATGTGGAAGGCCTCATGGACGCCAGCGGTTGTGTGATAGGTGAGGTCGACATGGTAAGCGAGGACATAAAGAAACTGTGCAGGGGAAAAGGATGCGAGGTGAGCACGGGCGGGATGATCTCCAAGCTTGAATCCATGGCAAAGGTCTCTAAGGCAGGGATACCCGGTGTTATCGCCCGTGGCAGGAGAGAGAACGTTCTTTTGGACATTCGCGACGGTAAGCATGTGGGGACGCGTTTCAATCCCAGCGAGAGGCCTATAAAGGCGCGTAAGAGATGGATAGCCTTCAGCAAGAGGTCAAAAGGCGCTATTGTGGTCGATGACGGGGCCAGGAAGGCATTGGTCGAAAAGCATAAAAGCCTTCTTCCCGGTGGGGTTAAAGGCGTACGCGGTGTTTTTTCCGACGGGGACGTGGTGGACATAGTCGATGCCGACGGGAAGGTGTTGGCAAGGGGAGTATCGAACTATACTTCGGCGGAAACAGATAAGATAAAAGGCAAAAGGACAGATTGCATAGAAAGAGAACTTGGGTATAAGGATTATGACGAGGTCGTCCATCGGGATAATCTCGTCGTTATGGGGGAATAAAGAGCCTTACGCGGGGCGAAGGAGCCGCAATGAACAGGGATATGATGAATGAAATGACCGAAAAGGCCAGGAAGGCTTCTTATTCGCTTGCAGTGATGTCCCGCGAGCGTAAGGACGCGGTTTTACGTTCCATGGCGGATGGGATAGAGAGATCCGCCGCGGATATAAAGAAAGCCAACGCGATCGATGTAGCGGCGGCACGGGAGAAAGGGCGAACAGGCGCGTTCGTCGACAGGCTGGA
This window of the Candidatus Omnitrophota bacterium genome carries:
- the rplU gene encoding 50S ribosomal protein L21, with the protein product MYAIMSINGDQVKVEKDTKFTVNRLKDLSSKTLKVEEVLFAKKGNSYLVGDPTIKGAYVECEVLRETRGKKVIAYKYRDRKSSQSIKGHRQDLTELKVVNIELGESAKKSGEEKKAEE
- the rpmA gene encoding 50S ribosomal protein L27; translation: MAHKKGQGSSRNGRDSNSQRLGVKKYGGQAVLAGNILVRQRGTHYKPGLNVAKGKDDTLFAKCEGVVSYTGKRVVNVMPK
- the obgE gene encoding GTPase ObgE, yielding MLIDHAKIYVSGGRGGNGCQSLYKDKYQRKGTPDGGDGGDGGNVVVESDPNLNTLLDFRYNQHHNAGNGKHGGSNTKIGKRGQDRVLKVPPGTIIIDASNGLVMRDLVSVGESVIVAKGGSGGRGNARKCEATPGEPGEEKTIIFELKLVADVGIIGFPNAGKSTLVSRISRARSKIAPYPFTTKDPHLGVVSLYEDTFVVADMPGLIEGAHQGKGLGDRFLRHIERTRVLVHLVDMQPVDGSDPLENFKKLEQELKAYDEDVFNKPRVIAGSKMDLPGADKELERFSKEVGDKVFPVSAVSGYGVKDLLDEIYHKVKAFR
- the proB gene encoding glutamate 5-kinase, which gives rise to MKRITVKIGTRVLTDKDNRIDRKVLRLLVGQISDLVDGGLEVIVVSSGAIGAGLGLLNIQKKGRSLSDLQAIASVGQNHLMDIYNEYLAKRGYVAGQILLTQDDFNDRRRFLNIRYTINSLLEFKAVPIINENDTVSTEEIKFGDNDRLSSLVADISDSDMLVILTDVEGLMDASGCVIGEVDMVSEDIKKLCRGKGCEVSTGGMISKLESMAKVSKAGIPGVIARGRRENVLLDIRDGKHVGTRFNPSERPIKARKRWIAFSKRSKGAIVVDDGARKALVEKHKSLLPGGVKGVRGVFSDGDVVDIVDADGKVLARGVSNYTSAETDKIKGKRTDCIERELGYKDYDEVVHRDNLVVMGE